AGTTGCCAAGGTCCGTCTGACCAATGGCTTCGAAGTCATTTCCTACATCGGCGGCGAAGGCCACAACCTGCAGGAACACAGCGTCGTGCTGGTTCGCGGCGGTCGTGTCAAGGACTTGCCCGGTGTTCGCTACCACATCGTGCGCGGTTCGCTCGACTTGCAAGGCGTGAAAGACCGCAAGCAGTCGCGTTCCAAGTACGGCGCGAAGCGTCCCAAGAAGGCTTAAGCCTTCTTCTTGTCGAAAAACAAACGGTGTTCGGTTGCCTTGGCGGGCACATCGAACGAAGTGACCCAATCCCGGGTCGAGTAAGTGAGAGTCCGAACTGGCTCTCGCGGTGCCGGAAACGGTGCCAACTGAAGCAAAGAGGTTAAAAAATGCCACGTCGTCGCGAAGTCCCCAAACGTGAAATCCTGCCGGATCCCAAGTACGGCAATGTCGAGCTGTCGAAATTCATGAACGTGATCATGGAAGGCGGCAAGAAGGCTGTTGCCGAGCGCATCATTTACGGTGCACTCGACTTCATCGAAAAGAAGAACCCTGACAAGGACCCGCTCGAAGCGTTCACCGTTGCCATCAACAACGTGAAGCCGATGGTCGAAGTCAAGTCGCGCCGTGTCGGTGGTGCGAACTACCAGGTGCCGGTCGAAGTGCGCCCGGTGCGCCGTCTGGCGCTGTCGATGCGCTGGATCAAGGAAGCCGCCCGCAAGCGTGGCGAAAAGTCGATGGCCCTGCGTCTGGCCAACGAACTCATGGAAGCCACGGAAGGCCGTGGCGGCGCCATGAAGAAGCGCGATGAAGTGCACCGCATGGCAGAAGCCAACCGCGCCTTCAGCCACTTCCGCTTCTAAAAATCAAACTTCGCTTGGGCGTTGGGTGTTGAGTGTCGGGCGGTGTCGCCCGGACTCAAGGCCCAGCGCTCAACGCATTTAACCCGAAAGTAAATCATGTCCCGCAAGACCCCCATCGAGCGCTACCGCAACATCGGTATCTCCGCGCACATCGACGCCGGCAAGACCACGACGACCGAGCGCATCCTGTTCTACACCGGCGTGAACCACAAGATCGGTGAAGTGCACGATGGCGCCGCCACGATGGACTGGATGGAGCAAGAGCAAGAGCGCGGCATCACGATCACCTCGGCTGCCACCACCTGCTTCTGGAAGGGCATGGCCGGCAAGTTCGAAGAACACCGCATCAACATCATCGACACCCCCGGCCACGTGGACTTCACCATTGAAGTCGAGCGCTCGATGCGCGTGCTGGACGGCGCCGTCATGGTGTACGACGCGGTCGGCGGCGTGCAGCCCCAGTCGGAAACCGTCTGGCGCCAGGCCAACAAGTACAAGGTTCCGCGTCTCGCGTTCGTCAACAAGATGGACCGCACCGGCGCCGACTTCCTGCGCGTGCGCCAGATGATGGTGGACCGCCTGAAGGCCAACCCCGTCGTGATCCAGATCCCAATCGGTGCCGAAGAGCACTTCCAGGGCATCGTCGACCTCGTGAAGATGAAGGCGATCATCTGGGACGAAGACAAGGGCGTGACCTTCACCTACGGTGAAATCCCCGCGAACCTGACCGACGTCTGCAACGAATACCGCGAAAAGCTCGTCGAAGCCGCTGCCGAAGCGAGCGAAGAGCTGATGAACAAGTACCTCGAAGGCGGCGAGCTGTCCGAGGAAGAAATCAAGGCGGCCATCCGTCAGCGCACCATCGCCGGCGAAATCCAGCCGATGCTGTGCGGTTCGGCCTTCAAGAACAAGGGCGTGCAGGCCATGCTCGACGCCGTCATCGAATACATGCCCGCGCCGACCGACATTCCCCCGGTCAACGGCACCGACGAAGACGAAGCCCCCGTCACCCGCAAGGCTGACGACAGCGAGAAGTTCTCGGCGCTGGCATTCAAGCTGATGACCGACCCGTTCGTGGGCCAGTTGACCTTCGTGCGCGTCTACTCAGGCGTGCTGACCAAGGGCGACAGCGTCTACAACCCGGTGCGCGGCAAGAAGGAACGTATCGGCCGTATCGTGCAGATGCACGCGAACAACCGCGAAGAAGTCAACGAAATCCGCGCCGGTGACATCGCCGCCTGCGTGGGCCTGAAGGAAGTCACCACGGGCGAAACCCTGTGCGACCCGGCAGCCGTCGTGACGCTCGAGCGCATGGTGTTCCCGGAATCGGTGATCTCGCAGGCCGTCGAGCCCAAGACCAAGGCCGACCAGGAAAAGATGGGCATCGCCCTGCAGCGCCTCGCTCAGGAAGATCCGTCGTTCCGCGTCAAGACCGACGAAGAATCGGGCCAGACCATCATCGCCGGCATGGGCGAGCTCCACCTTGAAATCATCGTGGACCGCATGAAGCGCGAATTCGGCGTGGAAGCCAACGTGGGCAAGCCGCAAGTGGCTTACCGCGAAACGATCCGCAAGACCGTCGAAGATGCCGAAGGCAAGTTCGTTCGCCAGTCGGGCGGCAAGGGCCAGTACGGTCACGTCATCCTGAAGCTCGAGCCGCAGGAAGCCGGCAAGGGCTTCGAGTTCGTCGACGCCATCAAGGGCGGTGTGGTTCCTCGCGAATACATCCCCGCGGTGGAAAAGGGCGTTGTGGAAGCGCTGACGCAGGGCGTGCTGGCGGGCTACCCCGTCGTGGACGTCAAGGTCACGCTGCACTTCGGCTCGTACCACGACGTGGACTCGAACGAAATGGCGTTCAAGATGGCCGCGATCTTCGGTTTCAAGGAAGGCGCCCGCAAGGCCAACCCCGTGATTCTCGAGCCGATGATGGCCGTGGAAGTCGAAACGCCTGAAGACTACGCCGGCAACGTGATGGGCGACCTGTCCTCACGCCGCGGCATGGTGCAGGGCATGGACGACATGATCGGTGGCGGCAAGTCCATCAAGGCCGAAGTGCCGCTGTCGGAAATGTTCGGCTACTCGACCACGCTGCGCTCGATGTCGCAAGGCCGTGCCACGTACACGATGGAGTTCAAGCACTACGCCGAAGCTCCCCGTAACGTTGCGGAAG
The Variovorax paradoxus genome window above contains:
- the rpsL gene encoding 30S ribosomal protein S12, which codes for MPTINQLVRQGRTVEKINSKSPAMQNSPQRRGVCTRVYTTTPKKPNSALRKVAKVRLTNGFEVISYIGGEGHNLQEHSVVLVRGGRVKDLPGVRYHIVRGSLDLQGVKDRKQSRSKYGAKRPKKA
- the rpsG gene encoding 30S ribosomal protein S7, encoding MPRRREVPKREILPDPKYGNVELSKFMNVIMEGGKKAVAERIIYGALDFIEKKNPDKDPLEAFTVAINNVKPMVEVKSRRVGGANYQVPVEVRPVRRLALSMRWIKEAARKRGEKSMALRLANELMEATEGRGGAMKKRDEVHRMAEANRAFSHFRF
- the fusA gene encoding elongation factor G produces the protein MSRKTPIERYRNIGISAHIDAGKTTTTERILFYTGVNHKIGEVHDGAATMDWMEQEQERGITITSAATTCFWKGMAGKFEEHRINIIDTPGHVDFTIEVERSMRVLDGAVMVYDAVGGVQPQSETVWRQANKYKVPRLAFVNKMDRTGADFLRVRQMMVDRLKANPVVIQIPIGAEEHFQGIVDLVKMKAIIWDEDKGVTFTYGEIPANLTDVCNEYREKLVEAAAEASEELMNKYLEGGELSEEEIKAAIRQRTIAGEIQPMLCGSAFKNKGVQAMLDAVIEYMPAPTDIPPVNGTDEDEAPVTRKADDSEKFSALAFKLMTDPFVGQLTFVRVYSGVLTKGDSVYNPVRGKKERIGRIVQMHANNREEVNEIRAGDIAACVGLKEVTTGETLCDPAAVVTLERMVFPESVISQAVEPKTKADQEKMGIALQRLAQEDPSFRVKTDEESGQTIIAGMGELHLEIIVDRMKREFGVEANVGKPQVAYRETIRKTVEDAEGKFVRQSGGKGQYGHVILKLEPQEAGKGFEFVDAIKGGVVPREYIPAVEKGVVEALTQGVLAGYPVVDVKVTLHFGSYHDVDSNEMAFKMAAIFGFKEGARKANPVILEPMMAVEVETPEDYAGNVMGDLSSRRGMVQGMDDMIGGGKSIKAEVPLSEMFGYSTTLRSMSQGRATYTMEFKHYAEAPRNVAEAIVAARAK